A single region of the Oryzias melastigma strain HK-1 linkage group LG23, ASM292280v2, whole genome shotgun sequence genome encodes:
- the znf800b gene encoding zinc finger protein 800b isoform X2, producing the protein MSYVMKRAKKFFSHKNKAGQEVQEERELRMDTRQTAGMRSGKEDLKKHLRASASESWEPEDSQMEIDEKGDFDAHPQAKWKPIPPLLPDSLEHHIDPSAKTRNQSCQTEEQLEDGTPCSHHTGLCMEPGDPPLLQQPLQTSKSGIQQIIECFRSGTSQLKHMLLREVDTIFECKICRSLFRGLPNLITHKEYYCLSRMPEHDGSPGDDRHSVAIKDMLDVRYPRVERSECVVRLEPIQTTTKAVYQYLTTEEELARYPSHTTSARESPVAWEGEATEGADSNPTNQLSGQENLGSATEEEAKEEQQQPEDEGSNSGVEDVTISCCLCGQDFNSRRSIRRHCRKMHQTKLEELRKYTETRTVPTSLLSMVKGRQRTLSTPTGKSCPVCLKSFATKANTRRHFDEVHRGLRRDSITPAVALRPGQPFPLETTPPRKSNSSSPTRSQKSTPVSSKSTTSTPNPSKPQSQPSAPAQAGTGSCRCTVCKRNYSSQLMLKRHIRIVHKTYNMKSDRVTARQTPTPPNPASTSVSPSDNPAVKEEVVERSDEEQEEEDSDSSPAPSPSDSTGTAKGGLANPPKEEKEEEEEEEEEEEEEEEEQPPSPKAAAAAPPSASRADHGTTGSVATKISKLSVGFDLEQLFCKLCKRQFSSRQNLTKHIELHTDGNDIFIKFYRCPLCRYESRRKRDVLRHVTVVHKKSSTYLAKIMPKLESRAVKRLAEVVLSSSNKRTSTNDKEEVNGRPASLSSTPSSPIATRKQESSTPVPATSPGSSLAPITRKQQELSAAASASASPPVTRKQERLQHRPVSPPLTRRSEKHSQQRNAASATLVSSQTPNTRRHESGSDSRASSTEVKVTKNFSLHACDQCGRAFAKKLYLESHKRSHRNAAVAAASRRKGVSTRSKSLMW; encoded by the exons GCCGGTCAGGAAGTCCAGGAGGAACGGGAGCTACGTATGGATACCCGGCAGACAGCGGGGATGCGGTCGGGAAAAGAGGATCTTAAGAAACATTTGCGGGCCTCCGCTTCAGAAAGCTGGGAGCCCGAAGACTCTCAGATGGAAATAGATGAAAAGGGGGATTTCGATGCCCATCCTCAAGCCAAGTGGAAGCCTATCCCTCCTCTGCTACCCGACTCGCTGGAGCATCACATTGACCCCTCGGCTAAGACCAGGAACCAGAGCTGCCAGACGGAGGAGCAGCTCGAGGACGGCACCCCCTGCAGCCACCACACAG GTTTATGTATGGAGCCTGGCGATCCTCCTCTGCTTCAGCAGCCTCTGCAGACCTCCAAGTCTGGGATTCAGCAGATCATTGAATGCTTCAGATCAG GCACCAGCCAGCTGAAGCACATGCTGTTACGGGAGGTGGACACCATCTTTGAGTGTAAAATTTGTCGCAGTCTGTTCAGAGGCCTGCCCAACCTCATCACGCACAAGGAGTACTACTGCTTGTCCCGGATGCCTGAGCACGACG GTTCGCCGGGCGATGACAGACACAGTGTGGCCATAAAAGACATGCTGGACGTCCGATACCCCAGAGTGGAGCGGTCGGAGTGCGTGGTCCGGCTGGAGCCCATTCAGACCACCACCAAGGCCGTGTATCAGTACCTCACCACGGAGGAGGAGCTGGCCAGATATCCATCACACACAACCAG TGCCAGAGAGAGTCCGGTAGCTTGGGAGGGCGAGGCGACAGAAGGCGCTGACAGCAACCCGACCAACCAGCTTAGTGGACAAGAGAATCTCGGCAGCGCAACAGAGGAGGAGGCcaaagaggagcagcagcaacCAGAAGACGAAGGCTCCAACAGTGGA GTCGAAGACGTAACCATCTCCTGTTGTCTTTGCGGACAAGACTTCAACTCTCGCCGCAGCATCAGGCGCCACTGCCGCAAAATGCACCAGACGAAGCTGGAGGAGCTCAGAAAGTACACAGAGACTCGGACGGTTCCTACGAGTCTGCTCTCCATGGTAAAAG GTCGACAAAGAACCCTCAGCACACCGACTGGAAAGTCCTGCCCAGTGTGCCTCAAAAGCTTTGCAACCAAAGCCAACACCCGGCGCCACTTTGATGAGGTTCACCGAGGCCTGCGGCGGGACTCCATCACGCCCGCCGTCGCCCTGCGGCCCGGTCAGCCCTTCCCCTTGGAAACCACGCCTCCGAGGAAGAGCAACAGCTCGTCGCCGACGCGGAGCCAAAAGTCCACGCCCGTGAGCTCCAAATCCACGACTTCAACGCCGAACCCAAGCAAGCCTCAGAGCCAGCCGTCGGCGCCCGCTCAGGCCGGGACGGGCTCCTGCCGCTGCACGGTCTGCAAGAGGAACTACAGCTCTCAG CTCATGTTGAAGAGACACATTCGTATAGTTCACAAGACCTACAACATGAAGAGCGACCGCGTCACGGCGAGGCAGACTCCCACACCTCCAAACCCTGCCAGCACCAGTGTGAGCCCCAGCGACAACCCTGCGGTGAAGGAGGAAGTTGTGGAGCGGTCCgatgaggagcaggaggaagaggactCCGACAGCAGTCCGGCGCCTTCTCCTAGTGACAGCACGGGCACAGCTAAAGGAGGTTTGGCTAATCCACCGAAAGAAgagaaggaagaagaagaagaagaagaggaggaggaggaagaggaagaggaggagcagccACCAAGTCCTaaggcggcagcagcagcaccaccgTCTGCTTCCCGTGCGGATCATGGCACCACCGGGAGCGTGGCTACTAAAATTTCCAAACTGTCGGTGGGTTTTGACTTGGAGCAGCTCTTCTGCAAACTCTGCAAACGGCAGTTCAGCTCCCGCCAGAACCTGACCAAGCACATCGAGCTCCACACCGACGGCAACGACATCTTCATCAAGTTCTACCGCTGTCCGCTCTGCCGCTACGAGTCCCGCCGCAAGCGGGACGTCCTGCGCCACGTGACCGTCGTCCACAAGAAGTCCTCCACGTACCTGGCTAAGATCATGCCCAAACTGGAGAGCAGGGCGGTGAAGCGGCTCGCCGAGGTCGTCCTCAGCAGCTCTAACAAGAGGACGAGCACCAACGATAAGGAGGAGGTGAACGGGCGCCCCGCCTCACTCTCCTCCACGCCGTCGTCCCCCATCGCCACCCGAAAGCAGGAGTCCTCCACTCCCGTCCCAGCTACCTCACCCGGCTCCTCGCTCGCCCCTATCACCCGGAAGCAGCAGGAGCTGTCTGCGGCGGCGAGCGCCAGCGCGTCTCCTCCCGTCACCCGCAAACAAGAGAGGCTGCAGCACCGCCCCGTCAGCCCGCCCCTCACCCGCCGCAGCGAGAAGCACTCGCAGCAGCGGAACGCCGCCTCCGCCACGCTGGTCAGCAGCCAGACCCCCAACACCCGCAGGCACGAGTCCGGCTCCGACAGCAGGGCGTCCTCCACCGAGGTCAAAGTGACGAAAAACTTCTCCCTGCACGCGTGTGATCAGTGTGGGCGGGCCTTCGCCAAGAAG CTTTACTTGGAATCTCACAAGCGAAGTCATCGGAACGCGGCGGTGGCGGCAGCCAGCAGGAGGAAAGGTGTCAGCACCCGCTCCAAGTCCCTGATGTGGTGA
- the znf800b gene encoding zinc finger protein 800b isoform X1 — protein sequence MRGLSGRTATLLSSSGKSKAGQEVQEERELRMDTRQTAGMRSGKEDLKKHLRASASESWEPEDSQMEIDEKGDFDAHPQAKWKPIPPLLPDSLEHHIDPSAKTRNQSCQTEEQLEDGTPCSHHTGLCMEPGDPPLLQQPLQTSKSGIQQIIECFRSGTSQLKHMLLREVDTIFECKICRSLFRGLPNLITHKEYYCLSRMPEHDGSPGDDRHSVAIKDMLDVRYPRVERSECVVRLEPIQTTTKAVYQYLTTEEELARYPSHTTSARESPVAWEGEATEGADSNPTNQLSGQENLGSATEEEAKEEQQQPEDEGSNSGVEDVTISCCLCGQDFNSRRSIRRHCRKMHQTKLEELRKYTETRTVPTSLLSMVKGRQRTLSTPTGKSCPVCLKSFATKANTRRHFDEVHRGLRRDSITPAVALRPGQPFPLETTPPRKSNSSSPTRSQKSTPVSSKSTTSTPNPSKPQSQPSAPAQAGTGSCRCTVCKRNYSSQLMLKRHIRIVHKTYNMKSDRVTARQTPTPPNPASTSVSPSDNPAVKEEVVERSDEEQEEEDSDSSPAPSPSDSTGTAKGGLANPPKEEKEEEEEEEEEEEEEEEEQPPSPKAAAAAPPSASRADHGTTGSVATKISKLSVGFDLEQLFCKLCKRQFSSRQNLTKHIELHTDGNDIFIKFYRCPLCRYESRRKRDVLRHVTVVHKKSSTYLAKIMPKLESRAVKRLAEVVLSSSNKRTSTNDKEEVNGRPASLSSTPSSPIATRKQESSTPVPATSPGSSLAPITRKQQELSAAASASASPPVTRKQERLQHRPVSPPLTRRSEKHSQQRNAASATLVSSQTPNTRRHESGSDSRASSTEVKVTKNFSLHACDQCGRAFAKKLYLESHKRSHRNAAVAAASRRKGVSTRSKSLMW from the exons GCCGGTCAGGAAGTCCAGGAGGAACGGGAGCTACGTATGGATACCCGGCAGACAGCGGGGATGCGGTCGGGAAAAGAGGATCTTAAGAAACATTTGCGGGCCTCCGCTTCAGAAAGCTGGGAGCCCGAAGACTCTCAGATGGAAATAGATGAAAAGGGGGATTTCGATGCCCATCCTCAAGCCAAGTGGAAGCCTATCCCTCCTCTGCTACCCGACTCGCTGGAGCATCACATTGACCCCTCGGCTAAGACCAGGAACCAGAGCTGCCAGACGGAGGAGCAGCTCGAGGACGGCACCCCCTGCAGCCACCACACAG GTTTATGTATGGAGCCTGGCGATCCTCCTCTGCTTCAGCAGCCTCTGCAGACCTCCAAGTCTGGGATTCAGCAGATCATTGAATGCTTCAGATCAG GCACCAGCCAGCTGAAGCACATGCTGTTACGGGAGGTGGACACCATCTTTGAGTGTAAAATTTGTCGCAGTCTGTTCAGAGGCCTGCCCAACCTCATCACGCACAAGGAGTACTACTGCTTGTCCCGGATGCCTGAGCACGACG GTTCGCCGGGCGATGACAGACACAGTGTGGCCATAAAAGACATGCTGGACGTCCGATACCCCAGAGTGGAGCGGTCGGAGTGCGTGGTCCGGCTGGAGCCCATTCAGACCACCACCAAGGCCGTGTATCAGTACCTCACCACGGAGGAGGAGCTGGCCAGATATCCATCACACACAACCAG TGCCAGAGAGAGTCCGGTAGCTTGGGAGGGCGAGGCGACAGAAGGCGCTGACAGCAACCCGACCAACCAGCTTAGTGGACAAGAGAATCTCGGCAGCGCAACAGAGGAGGAGGCcaaagaggagcagcagcaacCAGAAGACGAAGGCTCCAACAGTGGA GTCGAAGACGTAACCATCTCCTGTTGTCTTTGCGGACAAGACTTCAACTCTCGCCGCAGCATCAGGCGCCACTGCCGCAAAATGCACCAGACGAAGCTGGAGGAGCTCAGAAAGTACACAGAGACTCGGACGGTTCCTACGAGTCTGCTCTCCATGGTAAAAG GTCGACAAAGAACCCTCAGCACACCGACTGGAAAGTCCTGCCCAGTGTGCCTCAAAAGCTTTGCAACCAAAGCCAACACCCGGCGCCACTTTGATGAGGTTCACCGAGGCCTGCGGCGGGACTCCATCACGCCCGCCGTCGCCCTGCGGCCCGGTCAGCCCTTCCCCTTGGAAACCACGCCTCCGAGGAAGAGCAACAGCTCGTCGCCGACGCGGAGCCAAAAGTCCACGCCCGTGAGCTCCAAATCCACGACTTCAACGCCGAACCCAAGCAAGCCTCAGAGCCAGCCGTCGGCGCCCGCTCAGGCCGGGACGGGCTCCTGCCGCTGCACGGTCTGCAAGAGGAACTACAGCTCTCAG CTCATGTTGAAGAGACACATTCGTATAGTTCACAAGACCTACAACATGAAGAGCGACCGCGTCACGGCGAGGCAGACTCCCACACCTCCAAACCCTGCCAGCACCAGTGTGAGCCCCAGCGACAACCCTGCGGTGAAGGAGGAAGTTGTGGAGCGGTCCgatgaggagcaggaggaagaggactCCGACAGCAGTCCGGCGCCTTCTCCTAGTGACAGCACGGGCACAGCTAAAGGAGGTTTGGCTAATCCACCGAAAGAAgagaaggaagaagaagaagaagaagaggaggaggaggaagaggaagaggaggagcagccACCAAGTCCTaaggcggcagcagcagcaccaccgTCTGCTTCCCGTGCGGATCATGGCACCACCGGGAGCGTGGCTACTAAAATTTCCAAACTGTCGGTGGGTTTTGACTTGGAGCAGCTCTTCTGCAAACTCTGCAAACGGCAGTTCAGCTCCCGCCAGAACCTGACCAAGCACATCGAGCTCCACACCGACGGCAACGACATCTTCATCAAGTTCTACCGCTGTCCGCTCTGCCGCTACGAGTCCCGCCGCAAGCGGGACGTCCTGCGCCACGTGACCGTCGTCCACAAGAAGTCCTCCACGTACCTGGCTAAGATCATGCCCAAACTGGAGAGCAGGGCGGTGAAGCGGCTCGCCGAGGTCGTCCTCAGCAGCTCTAACAAGAGGACGAGCACCAACGATAAGGAGGAGGTGAACGGGCGCCCCGCCTCACTCTCCTCCACGCCGTCGTCCCCCATCGCCACCCGAAAGCAGGAGTCCTCCACTCCCGTCCCAGCTACCTCACCCGGCTCCTCGCTCGCCCCTATCACCCGGAAGCAGCAGGAGCTGTCTGCGGCGGCGAGCGCCAGCGCGTCTCCTCCCGTCACCCGCAAACAAGAGAGGCTGCAGCACCGCCCCGTCAGCCCGCCCCTCACCCGCCGCAGCGAGAAGCACTCGCAGCAGCGGAACGCCGCCTCCGCCACGCTGGTCAGCAGCCAGACCCCCAACACCCGCAGGCACGAGTCCGGCTCCGACAGCAGGGCGTCCTCCACCGAGGTCAAAGTGACGAAAAACTTCTCCCTGCACGCGTGTGATCAGTGTGGGCGGGCCTTCGCCAAGAAG CTTTACTTGGAATCTCACAAGCGAAGTCATCGGAACGCGGCGGTGGCGGCAGCCAGCAGGAGGAAAGGTGTCAGCACCCGCTCCAAGTCCCTGATGTGGTGA